One Mytilus trossulus isolate FHL-02 chromosome 5, PNRI_Mtr1.1.1.hap1, whole genome shotgun sequence DNA segment encodes these proteins:
- the LOC134717998 gene encoding balbiani ring protein 3-like: protein MARYSFIFFIFGVWKFIEATSPYKVPQCPGTPPLKCPKLFVNKCGHLNSCPKGQVCCPFATPRECGKKCINVGGPPSLPPPPPPPPPPPPPPPHVGIPPPPHDVCQLRKDPGPCKGSIPRFYYDHRRMKCRKFIYGGCKGNANNFLTKHSCNKACSKVYDCYAPITKGTCHKHIRRWGYDKTKKQCVRFWYSGCGGNSNNFPSKHDCKRYCRTHYKPCPQIKCHLQCSNGYDTDSHGCKLCKCKPITYDCKKVYCKTNCLNGYKKDSNGCDTCDCNTWECKKPYCRRHCKHGYVKDSHGCPTCKCKPWVCPLIKCPTPCPHGYVKDSHGCQTCKCKPWVCNPVHCTELCPHGYEKDSHGCQTCTCKVYECPKKTYCTKPCPHGYVIDSNGCQTCECKDYVCPKKAYCPKPCPHGYETDGHGCETCICKKYVCPKKTYCPKPCPYGYETDSHGCETCICKKYVCPKRPYCPKPCPHGYETDSHECETCKCKKYVCPKKPYCPKPCPHGYETDSHGCETCKCKKYVCPKKTYCPKKCPDGYELDSNGCETCKCKCYPKPCPRPCPNGVVKDIYGCDTCECKCLPRPCPKPCPHGVVIDIYGCDTCDCKPCPKKPYCPKPCPYGYETDSHGCETCTCKKYVCPKKPYCPKPCPHGYETDSHGCETCTCKKYVCPKKPYCPKPCPHGYETDSHGCETCTCKKYVCPKKTYCTKPCPHGYETDSHGCETCTCKKYVCPKTPYCSKPCPHGYVIDSNGCQTCECKPWVCTKPSCEKLCNYGYWLDNHGCQTCKCKPYICKKPDCPITCLHGYEMDSNKCQTCKCKPYGTSVVQQCPQIHPFKCPKLYVNKCGHLNTCPKGQNCCPFASPTACGKHCVGGGGPAPPPPHPQVPPPTTGDVCSLPKSRGPCRGHINRYFFDTHRRRCHRFSYGGCKGNGNNFASHQECQKRCYTGYTCDAPIVKGTCQWHARRWGYDKQKGRCILFWYSGCGGNGNNFPNRRDCNKQCKRHNPHTHCKPTYCKCRYGQTYETDSNGCKICKCKPSPCLPYACPKTCNNGYDYQTDSNGCKICKCKPWTCKPTYCPKCRYGVTYETDSNGCKVCKCKSYECKKTYCPKCPHGVEYITDSHGCKVCKCKSYDCPPPSCPIYCPHGVEYSTDSHGCKVCKCKTYDCPPPSCPEKCRYGVEYSTDSHGCKVCKCKTYDCPPPSCPLDCPHGVEYSTDSHGCKVCKCKPYDCPPPSCPKYCKYGVEYSIDSHGCKVCKCKSYDCPPPSCPKHCPYGIEYVTDSHGCRVCKCKSYDCPPPSCPKHCPYGVEYVTDSHGCKVCKCKTYVCPASTCPIFCPHGVEYVTDSHGCKVCKCKPYECPLTSCPNNCPHGTEIVTDSHGCKICKCKTYVCPASSCPIYCPHGVEYVTDSHGCKVCKCKSYECKKTYCPKCQYGVIYDTDSNGCKVCKCKPYDCPETSCPIDCPHGTEIVTDSHGCKICKCKTYQCQTSTCPIFCPHGVEYVTDSNGCKVCKCKTYQCQTSSCPKHCPYGVEYVTDSHGCKICKCKSKTCKATYCPPCKNGVTYDTDSQGCKVCKCKSGVGGCPPNANPHPFCPHGFQAQCFSDSDCTPPKKCCRTGCSNQCVAPYGK from the exons GCAACATCACCCTATAAAGTCCCACAATGTCCTGGAACACCACCTCTCAAATGTCCGAAGttatttgtcaataaatgtGGCCATCTGAATTCGTGTCCAAAAG GTCAAGTATGCTGTCCATTTGCTACGCCAAGAGAATGTGGCAAGAAGTGTATTAATGTCGGAGGACCACCATCACtaccgccgccgccgccgccaccaccaccaccaccaccaccaccaccacacGTGGGTATACCACCACCACCACACG ATGTATGTCAACTTCGTAAAGACCCTGGACCATGTAAAGGTTCTATTCCGAGGTTTTATTACGACCATAGAAGAATGAAGTGTCGTAAATTTATATATGGAGGTTGTAAAGGAAACGCCAATAATTTCCTCACAAAACACAGCTGCAACAAAGCGTGCAGCAAAG TGTATGACTGTTACGCACCAATAACCAAAGGAACTTGTCATAAACATATTAGACGTTGGGGCTACGATAAAACGAAAAAACAGTGTGTCCGTTTCTGGTATTCAGGCTGCGGCGGTAACAGCAACAACTTTCCAAGTAAACATGACTGCAAAAGATATTGCAGAACACACT ATAAACCATGTCCACAAATCAAATGCCACTTACAATGTTCAAATGGGTACGACACCGATTCTCATGGGTGTAAGCTTTGTAAATGCAAACCAATAACATACGACTGTAAGAAAGTATACTGTAAAACCAACTGCTTGAATGGATACAAGAAAGATTCCAATGGGTGCGATACGTGCGACTGTAACACATGGGAATGTAAGAAACCGTACTGTCGTCGCCATTGCAAACATGGGTATGTGAAGGACAGTCACGGATGTccaacatgtaaatgtaaaccATGGGTTTGTCCACTAATAAAATGTCCTACACCATGTCCACATGGGTATGTAAAAGACAGTCATGGATGTCAGACTTGTAAATGCAAACCATGGGTTTGTAACCCAGTACATTGTACTGAACTATGTCCACATGGGTATGAGAAGGACAGTCATGGATGTCAAACATGTACCTGTAAAGTATATGAATGTCCGAAGAAAACATACTGCACTAAACCATGTCCTCATGGATATGTGATCGACAGTAACGGTTGTCAGACCTGTGAATGTAAAGATTATGTTTGTCCTAAAAAGGCATACTGTCCTAAACCATGTCCTCATGGATATGAGACGGATGGTCACGGATGCgaaacatgtatatgtaaaaagTATGTCTGTCCTAAAAAAACCTACTGTCCTAAACCATGCCCATATGGGTATGAGACGGATAGCCACGGATGCgaaacatgtatatgtaaaaagTATGTCTGTCCTAAAAGACCATACTGTCCTAAACCATGCCCACATGGGTATGAGACGGATAGTCACGAATGcgaaacatgtaaatgtaaaaagtaTGTATGTCCTAAAAAACCATACTGTCCTAAACCATGCCCACATGGATATGAGACGGATAGTCACGGATGcgaaacatgtaaatgtaaaaagtaTGTCTGTCCGAAAAAAACATACTGTCCTAAAAAATGTCCAGATGGGTATGAGCTTGACAGTAATGGATGTGagacatgtaaatgtaaatgttaTCCAAAACCATGTCCCAGACCCTGTCCTAATGGtgtcgtgaaagacatttacgGATGTGATACATGTGAATGTAAATGTTTACCAAGACCATGTCCTAAGCCCTGTCCTCATGGTGTGGTGATCGACATTTACGGATGTGACACATGTGATTGTAAACCATGTCCTAAAAAACCATACTGTCCTAAACCCTGTCCTTATGGATATGAGACGGATAGTCACGGATGTGAGACATGTACCTGCAAAAAGTATGTTTGTCCTAAAAAACCATACTGTCCTAAACCCTGTCCTCATGGATATGAGACGGATAGTCACGGATGTGAGACATGTACCTGCAAAAAGTATGTTTGTCCTAAAAAACCATACTGTCCTAAACCCTGTCCTCATGGATATGAGACGGATAGTCACGGATGTGAGACATGTACCTGCAAAAAGTATGTTTGTCCTAAAAAAACATACTGTACTAAACCCTGTCCTCATGGATATGAGACGGATAGTCACGGATGTGAGACATGTACCTGCAAAAAGTATGTCTGTCCGAAAACGCCATATTGTTCTAAACCATGTCCTCATGGATATGTAATCGACAGCAACGGTTGTCAGACCTGTGAATGCAAACCATGGGTGTGTACTAAACCATCTTGTGAGAAACTGTGTAACTATGGCTATTGGTTGGACAATCATGGGTgccaaacatgtaaatgtaaaccatatatttgtaaaaaaccTGATTGTCCAATAACATGTCTCCATGGATACGAGATGGACAGTAATAAATgccaaacatgtaaatgtaaaccATAT GGTACTTCAGTAGTGCAACAATGTCCTCAAATACATCCATTTAAATGTCCAAAGTTATATGTGAATAAATGTGGCCACCTGAATACTTGTCCAAAAG GTCAAAATTGTTGTCCATTTGCATCCCCTACTGCATGTGGTAAACACTGCGTTGGCGGTGGAGGTCCAGCGCCGCCACCACCACATCCACAGGTGCCACCACCAACAACAGGAG ATGTTTGTAGCCTGCCCAAGAGTAGAGGTCCATGTCGTGGCCATATAAACAGATACTTTTTTGACACTCACAGAAGAAGATGTCACAGATTTTCTTATGGGGGATGCAAAGGAAATGGAAACAATTTTGCTTCCCACCAGGAATGTCAAAAGCGTTGTTATACAG gaTACACCTGTGACGCACCAATCGTGAAAGGCACCTGTCAGTGGCACGCTCGACGTTGGGGATATGATAAACAGAAAGGAAGATGTATTCTGTTTTGGTACTCTGGGTGTGGTGGCAATGGTAATAACTTCCCAAACAGACGAGACTGTAACAAACAATGCAAAAGACACAATCCTC ACACACATTGCAAGCCAACTTACTGTAAATGTAGATATGGTCAAACTTACGAGACAGATAGCAACGgatgtaaaatttgtaaatgtaaaccCTCGCCTTGTCTGCCATACGCATGCCCGAAAACGTGCAACAATGGTTATGATTATCAGACAGACAGTAACGGATGCAAGATTTGTAAATGCAAGCCTTGGACATGCAAGCCAACGTATTGCCCTAAATGCCGATATGGTGTAACTTATGAGACAGATAGCAATGGTTGCAAAGTTTGCAAATGCAAATCATATGAATGCAAAAAAACGTATTGCCCTAAATGCCCACATGGGGTTGAGTATATAACGGATAGTCACGGATGCAAAGTTTGTAAATGCAAATCATATGACTGCCCACCACCATCTTGTCCTATCTACTGTCCACATGGCGTCGAATACTCAACAGATAGTCACGGATGCAAAGTTTGTAAATGCAAAACATATGACTGCCCACCACCATCTTGTCCCGAAAAATGTCGCTATGGCGTCGAATACTCAACAGATAGTCACGGATGCAAAGTATGTAAATGCAAAACCTATGACTGCCCACCGCCATCATGCCCTCTTGACTGTCCACATGGCGTCGAATACTCAACAGATAGTCACGGATGCAAAGTTTGTAAATGCAAACCATATGACTGCCCGCCACCATCTTGtccaaaatattgtaaatatggCGTCGAATACTCCATAGATAGTCACGGTTGCAAAGTTTGTAAATGCAAATCATATGACTGCCCACCACCATCATGTCCAAAACATTGTCCATATGGCATCGAATACGTAACAGATAGTCACGGATGTAGAGTTTGTAAATGCAAATCATATGACTGCCCACCGCCATCTTGTCCAAAACACTGTCCATATGGCGTCGAATACGTAACAGATAGTCACGGATGCAAAGTTTGTAAATGTAAAACCTATGTGTGCCCAGCATCGACTTGTCCTATCTTCTGTCCACATGGAGTCGAATATGTCACGGATAGTCACGGATGCAAAGTTTGTAAATGCAAACCATATGAATGTCCATTAACTTCGTGTCCTAACAACTGTCCACATGGCACCGAAATAGTAACAGATAGTCATGGTtgcaaaatatgtaaatgtaaaacCTATGTCTGCCCAGCATCGTCCTGTCCTATTTACTGTCCACATGGTGTCGAATATGTCACAGATAGTCACGGATGCAAAGTTTGTAAATGCAAATCATATGAATGCAAGAAAACGTATTGCCCTAAATGCCAATATGGTGTTATCTATGATACAGATAGCAACGGATGCAAAGTTTGTAAATGTAAACCATATGACTGCCCAGAAACATCGTGTCCTATCGACTGCCCACATGGCACCGAAATAGTAACAGATAGTCATGGTTGCAAAATATGTAAATGCAAAACCTATCAATGCCAAACATCGACTTGTCCCATCTTCTGTCCACATGGAGTCGAGTATGTCACGGATAGCAACGGATGCAAAGTTTGTAAATGCAAAACCTATCAATGCCAAACATCATCTTGTCCTAAGCACTGTCCTTATGGCGTCGAATACGTAACAGATAGTCATGGCTGCAAGATATGCAAATGTAAATCAAAGACATGTAAAGCTACTTACTGTCCGCCTTGTAAAAATGGAGTGACATACGATACTGACAGTCAAGGATGTAAAGTATGTAAGTGTAAGTCTGGTGTTGGAGGCTGTCCACCAAACGCCAATCCACATCCATTTTGCCCACATGGT